gtggaagaAGAGGCTGGAGACGGGACTGATGCAGAGGAGACCAACGCCGAAGGTGAGGCTCCGCCCGGGCTGAGGGTGCGAAGGGCTCTGTCCTGGAGCTCGGGGTGGCGAGAGCCCCGGAGCCACTCCTACAGCAGCAAGAAATCCGCCTGGACCGAGCTTTGCAGCCTGGGCGGCCCCTCGTCCTGTCGGGGCTCAGCCCTCGGTCGCCCGGTCAGTAAACGCTGGCCATGTGCCCCTCTGGTGCCCGGTGGTCTTGGGCCCAGGGCAGGTGCGGACAGGCAGCTCCAGACCCCAGACCTCCACAGGGCACACTTGGCTGAGGACCTGTTGCGGGGAGGCTCTTGGCAGGGGTTTGAGCTCGGAACCAGGACCTTTACTGATTTCTCACGTTCTGTTTAGAAGGTGGAGAAGAGGAAGATAAAGAGGCTGAAGGTGAGGCCAGCTGGGCGTTGGGAGGAGGCGCTGGGGGGCCGGGGAGCCCCTCCAGCAGCTTGGGGGAGACCccagggaggcgggggaggggctggggaaggcaggACAGAACTCGGTGACCCTGCGTGTTTGGAGGTCGGGCTCCTCCTTGCAGAGAAGCTGCCTCGGTGGCGCCGGGGGAGAGGGGCGCGGTCCAAGGgcccaggcagggcagggcagcgGTCACAGCCACGTCCACACATGAGGCGCCTGGAGCCCGGCTGAACCACTCGAGGGtggggagtctgggggaggaGATCCCAGGCATGGATGGTCGTGGGGTGGGTCACTGCTGCGGTCATTGCCGGCCGGCAGCCTTCCCCAGGGGCCCAGGTGGCCCCAGTCACGCCTCTGGAGGGGCTCAGCCAGTGGGTCTTGGGGTCGCGCCCCATCAGCTTCCTGGTCCCGGGCCGCCAGCAGGTCTGGGGGCAACCGAGGAGGCAGAGGCTCGGGAGGGGACTCTGGGGCCAGGACCCCCAGGGGCCATGCCCTGGACCCCTCCTCCCTGTGAGGCCAGCACTGCTGAACGAGAGGGCTGTGCGTGCGTGCGTCTCCCGAGGCTCCCCCGGGGACCAGCCCCGAGAGGGAGTGTGGGGTTTGCAACCCTGCGGCTTAGTTCTTTGGGTGCTCCTGCAACCCGGGGCTGGGAGGGACCCCCAGGTGgatggggaaacggaggcccacAGGTGCCCGGCTCATCAGGGGCGGAGTGGGACCAGATCCAGGCCTCCTGACCCCGTGGCCGTGtgcttcccttctctccagaTGGCCCAGTGGAGGAGTTCAAGCCCAGGCCCAGGTGAGTGGCGAGGTCCTGGGAGCAGAGGGCCCATGAGGGAGGACAACTGGGACAGGACCGCAGTGCACGGTGGCACAGCAGGCACAGACCACCACGTATGGTTttacaggttgtgcactgcacaagggTCTCTGCCGTCTGCTGCCAGGGTGTGtggggtcgggggcgggggggatggggGCTGAAATCCACCCACACTGCATCACCGATTCCGGGCCCCGCCCCCGTCAGCACTGTGTCCATCTAGAGGAAGGTGATGAACTAGCTGTGGCCCTGGGTGGACGCCTTGTCCGACCCCACAGGAGAGATAGGACTCCATCCTCAGTGGCTGAGGTGGGACCggggggaagaggaaagaaaattcgGGGGAGCCAAGCAGTGAAAGTGCGTCAGCCTCGGCGTGTGGCTTCAGAGCGTCACAAAGGGCCACACAGGGCAAGCTGTCGCCGCACACGGGACACCGCCTGGGAGCTCTGGGTGCAGGGTGGGCTGGGCGTTTCGGGAACGCCAACGCCGCCACACGCAGGCGTCTCCCCGCGGGGCCTTCCGGCTCCGGTGGGTGGTCTGAGACCAGCCCGCCCGACAGTCCAGCCCCTTCTCCGTTCCGCCGCTGGTGTGAGCGCTGCAGTGTCTCGGTTCAGCCCCACACAGATGAGGCAGACGGGAAACCGCGGCCCGGCGCCCGGGGCCTGGAGTCCCGCGCGAgcgtgggagggggtggggaccagCGCGGCCTCCTGGGCTCCTGGGGAGGTCCGGTGGGTCAGCCAAGCTGTCACCTGTGCAGCCCCGCTACTTCCTGGCTGGTGGTTTTGAGCCAGGCGCTACGTCTCAGAGTCTCGGCTTCCTTGAGTGAGATGAGCGGTTCCTACTCTGTGGGTAAACGTGAGGGCACGTGCAGGCGCCGTGGGACCCTGGTGCTGAGCGGCCGGGGGCTCCTGTGTGCACGCCACGCTGGTGCCACGGTGCCGGTGGCTGCGCGGCGGCGGCCGCGTTTCTGCAGGGGGCGGAGGACCTTGCCCGCCCAAGCACCGCAGCCCCTTGGTCCAGGGAGGGCGTGGTGCTCACGTCTTCTTCTGCCCAGCAGGCTGTTCATGTCCAACCTCGTGCCGCCCAAGATCCCCGACGGAGAGAGAGTGGACTTCGACGTGAGTGGGGGCTTGGGGAGGGCAGGCCCCCCCGGGAGAGACCTCAGGACCTCCTGGCGGAGGGGAGGTCACGGGCGGGGGCACACGGTGCCCAGACAGTGTCCTGGGTCCGGCCCCAGCGGCTCCCCTggacccaggcccctcccccctGACATGGGGGTGGTGGGCAGCCTCTgagccccgccctccccccagGACATCCACCGGAAGCGCATGGAGAAGGACCTGAACGAGCTGCAGACGCTGATTGAGGCGCATTTTGAGAAccgcaagaaggaggaggaggagctggtctCCCTCAAAGACAGGATCGTGGGTGTCGGGGGAGGCccccgggggctgggggtgggNNNNNNNNNNNNNNNNNNNNNNNNNNNNNNNNNNNNNNNNNNNNNNNNNNNNNNNNNNNNNNNNNNNNNNNNNNNNNNNNNNNNNNNNNNNNNNNNNNNNNNNNNNNNNNNNNNNNNNNNNNNNNNNNNNNNNNNNNNNNNNNNNNNNNNNNNNNNNNNNNNNNNNNNNNNNNNNNNNNNNNNNNNNNNNNNNNNNNNNNNNNNNNNNNNNNNNNNNNNNNNNNNNNNNNNNNNNNNNNNNNNNNNNNNNNNNNNNNNNNNNNNNNNNNNNNNNNNNNNNNNNNNNNNNNNNNNNNNNNNNNNNNNNNNNNNNNNNNNNNNNNNNNNNNNNNNNNNNNNNNNNNNNNNNNNNNNNNNNNNNNNNNNNNNNNNNNNNNNNacccccccgccccccccaaccccgccaccACCGGAGGGAAGCTGCGGTGACCTCCGGAATCGCACACCATCCTCCTGCGGGAGGTTATCTGGATTCCCTTCTGTCTACCTCCCGTGCTGGCCGACCGCAGGACTTGGCCTCTGTCTGCAGCTCAGGGCAGCGGCCGGCGGGGGACACTCCGGGGACACGGAGAAGCCCCCCCGCCACTTTTCAGGTGTGAGGTCAGTCCCACAGCGGCTCCCTCCGCAGGAGAAGCGGCGCGCGGAACGGGCGGAGCAGCAGCGGGTCCGGGCGGAGCGAGAGAAGGAGCGGCAGGCCCGCCTGGCCGTGAGTGCCCCCCTTGCCGGGCCGTGAGCGCCCCCCCCGCCGGGCCCTCCGGCCTGTGCTGCCGCCGGGGCCCCGCCTCGGGGATGCCGCCTGCCCCGGGCATCAGGCTCCTGGCCGGGGCGTGGGGGGCCTCTCTGTCGGGAGCTGGCACCCCGTTCGCTCCGTCCCAAGCCCCCGGGCGGCAAACTGCAGCACCAGGCCCCACGCCCCCCGGAGCGCCCCCAGTCCTCAGGGCCGCCAGCGCCAGGCCCGGATCAGGGTGCCCGGGCCCCGCGCCtaacccctccctccctgccggAAAGCAGGAGGAGCGGGCCCGccgagaggaggaggagaaccgGAGGAAGGCTGAGGACGAGGCCCGGAAGAAGAAGGCTCTGTCTAACATGATGCACTTTGGAGGCTACATCCAGAAGGTGGGCGGCCTCCGGCGTCCTGTGTCGTGGGGGGTGACTGCGCGCGGATCCCGGGAGGAGATGGCCGGCCGCTGTTGAGACTGGGCTCTCACGCCAGACCCGAGGCTGGCTCGCGCCCGGCTGGCGTCCCCTGGGCGGGGCTGCTGGGACGGGCGCTGTGGGCGGGGCCCAGGACACCACTGACCCTCCCAGCCCGGGCCCGTGCCCGTCTCACGTCCGCCGCGTGTGGCCTCGTGCAGTCCTGGAGCCGCAGTCTgctcagctgtgaaatggggttAAGGTCCACGCTGCCTGCTTTGAGAGGCTCAGGCGAGCTCCCCTGGGATGCGGCTAAGTGCTGCCTAGAGCAGGCTGGTTCACCGCTGGGCGCTCACCCCCACCCACGTCCCAGTGCTGTGGTGCCCGTCCCCACCAGATTCTCCACTCCCAGGGGCGGAGAGATGGGAACTTGAACTTCTCTGTGCAGCGGACACCTCAGAACATTTTCTTAGATTTCCAAGTCCCCAGCTCAGAACTGGGCCAGCCTCCTGGCCCCTGCGCCCCACGGCGACCCTCGAGCAGGGCTCTGCTGTCAaacatccccaccccaccccagacgCACGTAACTAAGGTGGCCCTCGGCGGCTGAACGCTCTCCTTCCGTGTCTCTGCCTGTGTCCCTGCgcctcccctctccctgtctctgtccctgTTTGCATCTTTCTCTCTGGGTCTTCCTCTCGCTGTCCTGGCTCTGCAGGCCCAGCTGGGTGCCAGTCCTCaaaccctcctcctcctcgcaATTTGGGGAGCCCCAGGAGGGGAAGGCGTCGGGCTCGGGGGAGATGTCGGGAGGTAGGGGTCCAGGGAGCCCCCACCTGTCTGTTTCCTGGGGAGCCCAGGTAGTTGCTGGCCTGGGGGCTGCAAGGCCGAGCCTGTGGCCTCGCTGGGTTTGGGGGTGCGGGGACAGGAGGGCGCGCGCACCAACCCATTCCCCTGCTTGTCACCCCCTCCAGACGGAGCGTAAAAGTGGGAAGAGGCAGACGGAgcgggagaagaagaagaagattcTGGCCGAGAGGAGGCAGGAGCTGGCCATCGATCACCTGGACGAGGACCAGCTGAGGTGGCGGCCGCGCGCTGGGGCTGCGCCCGCGAGGGAGGGGCGTCGGGCCGAGGGCCGGGGCACCGGCTCGCCCGAGCCACCAGGGGGTGCTGCCGCCCCACTTACGCCGTCGGCGGCTTTGGCGGGACCGCGACGGGCTGGACGGGGCGGCAGAGCCccgctccccttccccacctgggcACGGTGTCGGCGCGCCCCACCGTCCCGCGCTTCGGGGCTTCGTCCTGGTGGCACCGGTGCCCCGTCCTCAGTCCCGGGCACTGCAGtcagccggggtgggggggccttGGCAGgcctggagaggtggggagggctggggaggggagtggtcaggagcaggagggaggcaggTGAGGGCCCTTCCTTACGGCCCCCGCCCACGGCCTGTGCAGGGAGAAGGCCAAGGAGCTGTGGCAGAGCATCTACGACCTGGAAGCGGAGAAGTTCGACCTGCAGGAGAAGTTCAAGCAGCAGAAATACGAGGTGAGCCGCGGGCCCCGTCCGCAGCCCCTCCCCGTCCTGCTCACCTGCCTGCCCGCTGCCTCATCTGACGGTGCTCAGCACCCACCGCTGGGCTGGCTGGTGCTTCTGGAGGCTGGGGCTTCGCTGGGGCTGAGCAGACACTTCCTGGGGTTTCAGCCCTGGGGTCTCCCCGCTTCTGGCCTCGAGGCAGCAGCTCAGCGCGCTGAGCACGCACGACGACGGGGCGACCAGGATGCACGGGCCGGGCCTCCCGGTGGAGGTGGTGGCGGGGACCTCAGCAGGGACGCAGCCGCTTACTTCTCACCGTGATGGCCCGGGGCCCTAGTGTGGGGTCCTGGGAGACGTAGCAGGGTCCCGGCAGCACAGACGCCAGGCAAGGGAGCGGCTCAGCCCACTggtcctgcccccaccccatccccaggccAGCCGGGCCCTGAGCCGAGCGGGTGCCGGCGGGGtcactctctctttcctccttttcttacAGATCAACGTTCTCCGCAACAGGATCAACGACAACCAGAAAGTGTGAGCCTGCCAGCTCCGTGGCCcccttgccccctgcccccgctTCCCGTCCCCCAggcctcccacccctcctcctctcctgtaGGGTCAGAGAGCTCCCCCCGCCTGAGGCTGCTGCCCTGTTGAGCCTCTGGAGGCAGCTCCAGGTGGCCCCCTGGCCCTCTCAGCCCTCAGCAGGCCCCCTCGCCCCCCACCTACCCGCGATGGAGGGCTGCCCTGCGTCCTGTCTGACTGGGCCCTGCTTCTCCTGAAGCTCCAAGACCCGTGGGAAAGCCAAAGTCACCGGGCGCTGGAAGTAGAGCCGCAGCCTCCTCGCTGAGTCCCCGCCCCGCACCCCCCGGCTCCCGGGGTCCTCCGGCACCGGAGGCCGCCGACTCCCGCCACAGCCCAGGAGCTGGCGCAGCTGGAAGCCATGCTCGTGCCCGACCACGCCCCCACGCCCACCCTAGCCAGTAATAAAGGCCACCACGCACCCACGGCATCCTGTCCCTTCTCTTTGgagggagagaaactgaggcGCACCCTGGCCTCCCAGGGGCTCGGGGCGGACAGCAGCCCTTAGGGACACAGGCCCCTGGACCAGGGCTTTCACCCGctcccagtggggagagggcgCGGCCCGGGGATGCCCACGCTTTCCCCAGCCTGGGCCGCAGGGCGGAGAGGCTGTGATGGGAGCCCCTGGCGGCACCTCGCGGCCCCCAGGCTTCACGAGTGAGTCACTCCCGGGAACAGTGAGGCCTCTGTGCACACCTGCTGTCTTCCTCTCTGGGCCAGGGTGCGAGAAGCGGGTGGAGAGAGGAGCCCAGTTTCATCAGGCGGCTTCTCACGCCTCAGAGGCCTGGGCCCGCCTGTGTGCCTCGGTTCCCCCCACCATCCGGAGGTCCTCTTGGGCTTGAGCTGCAAGCCGGGGTCGCAGGGTCCCTGAGCTGAAGAGGACGGGGCCCTGGTCCAGGCGGCAGAGGACGCGGAAGCGCGTGGGAGGGGGCGGGCCGCCCTGCTCTCTGGAGTCCCCTGAACGCAGCTGTCCCTCCGTCCGGGGTCCTCCGGGGTCCTCCGCTCGGTTCTCACTCCTCCACCGGAAGGGGCGCTGTGAACActtcggggtggggtggggcctccCACCCTCTTCCAGGCAGAGTGCGCTCGTTTCTCCCTGCTCTGCACACCCTGGCCTGTAACTGTCACGGTCACGCCAGCTCTTACGCACGGAGGGCAAGTTTCCTGGTCTCTGGGCATCGCCCTTCCGTGCTCAAGAGACGTGTGGGCCTCTTTGTCCTGTGCTGTGTGCCGAGCCCCGTGGTAGATGCTGAGATGAAGAGGCTACGGCCCCAGGGcacctgggaggtggggggggccTGGGGTCTTGGCCTCATTCCTTGTTCATTCGCTGattcattcagtaaatgtctCCTGACCCCCAAATGTACGCTAGCTGCTGTGCCGGGCAGGGTCGCTGGGATTAGACAGGGCCGCCCGGCCCTCAGGAGCTCGCAGCCCAGGCGGGGAGAGGCACAGCAGAAAAGGCTGCAGCCCCGCGCCATAGCAGGGGCGCACGGCGGCTGAGACAGTGCAGACCAGGCCCCCCCGGCCTCGCCCTGGCAGGTAGGAGGGCTTTCTGGAGAAAATGGTGTCCCCCGCAGGCCCCAGACGGTGAGGAGGAGAAGGTCGGCGGGGAGGGAAAAGAGGCAGCACAGACATAGGCCCTGGTAGCAGGGGCCAGCCTGGTGCGTTCACGGAGCCCGAGGGCTTGTGGTGGGACCAGGAGGGCCCCCTGCACCGGCCCGAAagggcagggaggcaggtggCAGGCCCTCGGGCCAACGGGGGGCTCTCACCACTGCCCCCGGGAGACCCACCAGAGCTCCTGGGCACAGGCCCCCTCGCGCTCCCCCGCCGACAGCTGCATCAgtgccccagcccctgctctgtAATGGTCCCCTCTCCTGCCGCCAGAGAGAGGGGCATCGAGCCCAGAAGCGGACACCAGAATTTTCCAACCACCACCAAGTCCCCACGGGCTCTGCTTCCTGTGTCCCAGCATCTCCTTGGAGCAGCAGGACGGCATGATGGTGAGGTCTCGGTCCCGAGTGCTGCACCTCCCCTCCCGACAGGGTCCTCATGACCGTCTCTCTGCTCCAGTGGACGTGGTCTTGCCTTTGAAAACCCCGTGCAGAGGCGGACGCGGAGGGCAGCCTCGCTGCCTTACCCTGAACCTCCCTGAGGTCAGGTCCCGCTTCTGTCTTCTCCTGAGGTCCCCTGGTGTCCAGGAGAGGCCCTCGGGGGCCCCAGCGCCATCCCCACGCGGAGCTGGCCGTGCTCCGACCGTGGCGGGTGGTCCAGTCCCCACCCTGGCATCGTGAAACGAGCCCTACCCTCGACCCGAGGGCCGCCTCTGGCTGGAGGCCAGCAGCCCCTGTGTGCCCTTCCGTAAGCACCGTCCATAAGCGAAGGGTCTGGGCAGGCGGGCTCACCAAGGAGAGAGTGAGTGAGGGccagagcctggggcaggggcccTTCCAAGTCCAAGGCAAGGGCGTGCACTCTCCCCGTTCTCTCCTGGGAAGCGGGGGGGCCACGACGTGCGCCCCGAAACCCTTCGATGGACTCGGGATGTGGAGGTGCCCGGGGGGGGCACACCCGCCTCCCCCTCAGCTCTTCCTTTATTGCATCACGCCTGCGCTGTCCACGCAGCAGGCCAGAACCAGACACTAAAGGTGGGGGGCGGCCACGAGCCGGCCTGGGTGTCCTGACCAGCTGCCCACCAGACACCCTGACCCCGGCTGTGCCCAGCGTCCCCTGTACCCCAGGCGCCCCAATCCTTCGGGCGCCACCTTGCCCTGCTTTGGCCACACCCCTTGCCTCGGGGATGTGTCGGCCCCCTGTGTACCCGCGTGCTCAGGGAAAAGGACCTCTCCGGGCTCCGAGGCTCCGGGTCAGAGACGGAGACCCCGCCCGTCCCTCAGGTTCTCTCTCCGCACTGGTGCGCGTCCCGGGCAGAGCTGGTTCACATTAGGCCCGCTTTCAGGTGGAGAAGCTAAGGGAGAACAACGGGTCCTCCTGGGGCCCGCTTGCCTTGAAACCCAGCGCTTCCAGCTGGAGACCGCGTCAAAGTCCAGCCCTGcacttcccagctctgtggctttgggcaagttacttgccTTCTCTGTGCTTGAGTTCCCTTACCTGAAAAACCGAGCCGCACCAGTGTGGTACCCAGCTCACTGCCCGTCAGGCGTGTGACGCGTGCTGGCCGCTGTCTCTGCTAGTTTGGCTGTAACCTGTCACCGGCCCCCTCCAGGGCTCAAGGTGCGTGGAAGCCAGGTCAGCAGCGCTGGGCCCTGGCTGGCCCTCCTCGTGCGGGGTCGACGGAGCCCCCAGAAGCCTCTTTTCTCCCTGGGTTCCCGGTCAGGCCTTCTCCTTTAGAGACcccgggggctgggggccgggaaTCCTCCTGCTGGCTGCCGCCCCGCCTGGCTCTGGCCCGGGTCGGTGCTGTTGCCCACGGGAAGCGGCAGACCTGGCTCCCGGCTGGGGCTCCACCCCTGATGCTGCAGTCTGGTTTCTTGaaagggtggggcagggccccCCCGGGGGCCAAGGGGGGGCCGGTGGCGCTCCTCCTGGCCAGACTCTCCCACAGGCCCAGGTGTCTGGGTCCCTGCGGGGCCGCCGTGGCACTGGCCTCTCTGGGCTCGCTTCCCCGGGGATCCAGCCTGCCCGCCAGGCCGACCTGGGCGGAGACAGTGTGAACTGGAGAAATGCTTGGGAGAGGGCAGGCTCACCCCTTTCCCCACACACAACACGCCCCGTGTGTCCCTCACTCTACCCCCGTGCACGCCTGTGCTGGCCGCTTTGCATGTGTCCTCTCTGGCCAACCACCCACGGTCCCCAGGCCACACCCCCTGTCGATGGGGAACCGGGTTCAGAGGTCCAGGCGCTGTCTGAGGGCCGTTCACTTAGTAAGTGcaaagctggggtttgaaccGGATCTACGGCTCCAGAGCCAGGACTGCCTAGCTCGCGGGCCTTGCTGCTGGGAGCAGCCCAAACCTCCCCAACTGcagagcccccccgccccccgggaaCTCTGGGAGCCCGCCGGGGTGGCCTGGGTCGAcgaggggcaggagggcagggctgggctctgctCCCTCCCCGCCAGCCCAGAAACAGCAGCCCCTCctggcagcctctctgcctcGCCAGCCAGCCTGCAAGGCTGGCCTTTCTGCCCCCTTGGGAGCTGGGGGCCCAGACAGGGGATGTGCCCTGCTCAGCACGGGGAGGCCAGCCTGAAGGTGGCTCTGGAAGGAGCAGATGGGGAGTTCCAGGGGGCTCCGCCCAGAGGGGCGGGGACCCAGTCAGGGGCCGCCCCCTTCTCGGGGCCATGACAGCCCAGCCTTGTGACCACGGGGTTGGGGGGAATCAGGAAGCCCCTGTCGCTGCTTTGCCGCTGGGTCACCCCGACGGCACAGAGAGGGACCCAGGGTGGAGGGGCCGGGCCTGGCTGCCCTGTATCGCTGCGGTGACAGGGACGCCCCAGGGAACCCTTGCAGCCCCTGCGGTCCAGCCAGATGGAGCAAGCTCTTCTGTTTGCCCAAACGCCCCCTCTCCCACCGCCACACTCTCCCCCCTGTGCCTGGACGGCCCTCCTTCCCGCTCTCCCGTCCATCCCTCGGGGGCCTCGCTCAAGTCACGGTTTCCCCAGCAGTCTTGCGGGGAAGACCGGCTCCTGTGGCCTCCCGGGCGACGCCTCCCTGAGAGCCCCACGCTGAAGGCCCTTCGCTCCGGGCCTGTGATTCAGAGGCCAGCTCTGGGCGCCCCACGGCCTCCCCGGCACCCTCCCTGGTGCTCCACCC
This genomic interval from Physeter macrocephalus isolate SW-GA chromosome 4, ASM283717v5, whole genome shotgun sequence contains the following:
- the TNNT2 gene encoding troponin T, cardiac muscle isoform X1 produces the protein MSGSYSVGKREGTCRRRGTLVLSGRGLLCARHAGATVPVAARRRPRFCRGRRTLPAQAPQPLGPGRAWCSRLLLPSRLFMSNLVPPKIPDGERVDFDDIHRKRMEKDLNELQTLIEAHFENRKKEEEELVSLKDRIEKRRAERAEQQRVRAEREKERQARLAEERARREEEENRRKAEDEARKKKALSNMMHFGGYIQKTERKSGKRQTEREKKKKILAERRQELAIDHLDEDQLREKAKELWQSIYDLEAEKFDLQEKFKQQKYEINVLRNRINDNQKVSKTRGKAKVTGRWK
- the TNNT2 gene encoding troponin T, cardiac muscle isoform X2, which encodes MSNLVPPKIPDGERVDFDDIHRKRMEKDLNELQTLIEAHFENRKKEEEELVSLKDRIEKRRAERAEQQRVRAEREKERQARLAEERARREEEENRRKAEDEARKKKALSNMMHFGGYIQKTERKSGKRQTEREKKKKILAERRQELAIDHLDEDQLREKAKELWQSIYDLEAEKFDLQEKFKQQKYEINVLRNRINDNQKVSKTRGKAKVTGRWK